In a genomic window of Pseudomonas mohnii:
- the rplI gene encoding 50S ribosomal protein L9, which yields MQLILLEKVTNLGNLGDKVNVKAGYGRNYLLPYGKATAATPANLAAFEERRAELEKAAADRKASAESRAAQLAELEVTITATAGDEGKLFGSIGTHDIADALTASGVEVAKSEVRLPNGTIRNVGEFDVAVHLHAEVEATVRVVVVAA from the coding sequence ATGCAACTGATCCTTCTGGAAAAAGTCACCAACCTGGGCAACCTGGGTGACAAAGTGAACGTTAAGGCTGGTTACGGTCGTAACTACCTGCTGCCTTACGGCAAAGCTACCGCTGCGACCCCAGCCAACCTGGCTGCGTTCGAAGAGCGTCGCGCTGAGCTGGAAAAAGCTGCAGCAGACCGTAAAGCATCGGCTGAAAGCCGCGCTGCCCAACTGGCTGAGCTGGAAGTGACTATCACTGCCACCGCTGGTGACGAAGGCAAGCTGTTCGGTTCGATCGGTACTCACGACATCGCTGATGCACTGACCGCCTCTGGCGTTGAAGTTGCAAAAAGCGAAGTTCGTCTGCCGAACGGCACCATCCGCAACGTAGGTGAATTCGACGTAGCCGTGCACCTGCACGCCGAAGTTGAAGCCACCGTACGCGTTGTCGTGGTAGCAGCTTAA
- the dnaB gene encoding replicative DNA helicase — protein MNEISAPEQYDLQTAALKVPPHSIEAEQAVLGGLMLDNNAWERVLDQVSDGDFYRHDHRLIFRAIAKLADQNSPIDVVTLAEQLDKEGQTSQVGGLGYLGELAKNTPSVANIKAYAQIVRERATLRQLIGISTEIADSAFNPEGRTAAEILDEAERQIFQIAEARPKTGGPVGVNDLLTKAIDRIDTLFNTDNAITGLSTGYTDLDEKTSGLQPADLIIVAGRPSMGKTTFAMNLVENAVLRSEKAVLVYSLEMPGESLIMRMLSSLGRIDQTKVRSGQLEDDDWPRLTSAVNLLNDRKLFIDDTAGISPSEMRARTRRLVREHGEVGLIMIDYLQLMQIPGSSGDNRTNEISEISRSLKALAKEFNCPVVALSQLNRSLEQRPNKRPVNSDLRESGAIEQDADVIMFVYRDEVYHPETEHKGIAEIIIGKQRNGPIGFIRLAFIGKYTRFENLAPGSYNFDDDE, from the coding sequence ATGAACGAAATTTCCGCTCCCGAGCAATACGATCTGCAAACCGCCGCGCTGAAAGTGCCGCCGCATTCCATCGAAGCCGAACAGGCTGTACTCGGTGGTCTGATGCTGGACAACAACGCCTGGGAACGCGTCCTCGATCAAGTCTCCGACGGTGATTTCTATCGACATGACCACCGCCTGATCTTCCGTGCGATCGCCAAACTGGCCGATCAGAACTCGCCGATCGACGTCGTGACCCTGGCCGAGCAATTGGACAAGGAAGGTCAGACTTCGCAAGTCGGCGGCCTTGGGTATCTCGGCGAACTGGCGAAAAACACGCCGTCCGTCGCCAACATCAAGGCCTATGCGCAGATCGTTCGTGAGCGGGCCACCTTGCGCCAATTGATCGGCATCAGCACCGAAATCGCCGACAGCGCGTTCAACCCGGAAGGCCGTACCGCCGCCGAGATTCTCGACGAAGCCGAGCGGCAGATCTTCCAGATTGCCGAGGCCCGGCCGAAAACCGGTGGCCCGGTGGGCGTGAATGACCTGCTGACCAAGGCCATCGACCGCATCGACACCCTGTTCAACACCGACAACGCCATCACCGGCCTGTCCACCGGCTACACCGACCTCGACGAGAAAACCAGCGGTCTGCAACCGGCCGACCTGATCATCGTTGCCGGCCGTCCATCCATGGGTAAAACCACCTTTGCGATGAACCTGGTGGAAAACGCCGTGCTGCGCAGCGAGAAAGCGGTTCTGGTTTACTCGCTGGAGATGCCAGGTGAATCGCTGATCATGCGTATGTTGTCGTCCCTGGGACGCATCGACCAGACCAAGGTCCGTTCCGGCCAGCTGGAAGACGACGATTGGCCGCGCCTGACCTCGGCGGTCAACCTGCTCAACGACCGCAAGCTGTTCATCGACGATACCGCCGGCATCAGCCCGTCTGAAATGCGCGCCCGGACCCGGCGTCTGGTGCGTGAGCACGGTGAAGTCGGCCTGATCATGATCGACTACCTGCAACTGATGCAGATCCCCGGTTCCAGCGGCGACAACCGGACCAACGAGATTTCCGAGATCTCCCGGTCCCTGAAGGCGCTGGCCAAGGAATTCAACTGCCCGGTGGTGGCGTTGTCCCAGCTCAACCGTTCCCTGGAACAGCGGCCGAACAAGCGCCCGGTGAACTCCGACTTGCGGGAATCCGGAGCGATCGAGCAGGACGCCGACGTCATCATGTTCGTGTATCGCGACGAGGTGTACCACCCGGAAACCGAGCACAAAGGCATCGCCGAAATCATCATCGGCAAGCAGCGGAACGGGCCGATCGGCTTTATCCGCCTGGCATTCATCGGCAAGTACACCCGGTTCGAGAACCTGGCACCGGGTAGCTATAACTTCGATGATGACGAATGA
- the rpsF gene encoding 30S ribosomal protein S6, translating into MRHYEIIFLVHPDQSEQVGGMVERYTKLIEEDGGKIHRLEDWGRRQLAYAINNVHKAHYVMLNVECTGKALAELEDNFRYNDAVIRNLVIRREEAVTGQSEMLKAEENRSERRERRDRPEHSDAEGVDGDDSDNSDNADE; encoded by the coding sequence ATGCGTCATTACGAAATCATCTTTTTGGTCCACCCGGATCAAAGCGAGCAAGTCGGCGGCATGGTTGAGCGTTACACCAAGCTGATCGAAGAAGACGGCGGCAAAATCCACCGTCTGGAAGATTGGGGCCGTCGTCAACTGGCCTACGCAATCAACAATGTTCACAAGGCTCACTACGTGATGCTGAACGTTGAGTGCACTGGCAAGGCCCTGGCCGAGCTGGAAGACAACTTCCGCTACAACGATGCAGTGATCCGTAACCTGGTCATCCGTCGCGAAGAAGCCGTTACCGGCCAATCCGAGATGCTCAAGGCTGAAGAAAACCGCAGTGAGCGCCGTGAGCGTCGCGACCGTCCTGAGCACTCCGACGCTGAAGGCGTTGATGGTGATGACAGCGACAACAGCGATAACGCTGACGAGTAA
- a CDS encoding DUF2126 domain-containing protein, producing the protein MSIHVALHHITHYRYDRAVELGPQIVRLRPAAHSRTRILSYALKVSPEQHFINWQQDPQGNYLARLVFPEKTDELRIEVDLVAEMAVFNPFDFFLEPYAEKIPFTYAADERKELAPYLETLPLTPKFKAYLEGIDRTPLPAVDFLVALNQRLSEDIGYLIRMEPGVQTPEHTLEHASGSCRDSAWLLVQLLRNLGLAARFVSGYLIQLTADVKSLDGPSGTDVDFTDLHAWCEVYLPGAGWIGLDATSGLFAGEGHIPLACSPDPSSAAPISGLVEPCECQFSHEMSVERIWEAPRVTKPYTEEQWLAIQSLGRQIDADLLEGDVRLTMGGEPTFVSIDDPDGAEWNTAALGPDKRRLSAELFQRMRQHYAPKGLVHFGQGKWYPGEQLPRWSLNGYWRRDGVPIWHNPALIADEQQDYGADGELAGRFLASVAERLKIPTRFVFPAYEDNFYYLWREGTLPQNVSAEDSRLEEPLERARLRKVFSQGLDKVIGQVLPLARTAKGDQWQSGRWYLRDEHCRLVPGDSPLGYRLPLGSQPWVKAAEYPFIHPQDPNQDFPALPDTAQLQSQGPAVVADRAPKIDESADWLTRTAFCAEAREGRLYLFMPPLERVEDYLELVAAIEATAEELHCPVLLEGYEPPSDPRLSNFRITPDPGVIEVNVQPSATWDELVERTEFLYEQARQTRLTTEKFMIDGRHTGTGGGNHFVLGGATPADSPFLRRPDLLRSLISYWHNHPSLSYLFSGLFIGPTSQAPRVDEARNDALYELEIAFAQMPQPGEECAPWLVDRLLRNLLIDVTGNTHRAEFCIDKLYSPDGATGRLGLLELRAFEMPPHARMSLAQQLLLRALVARFWREPYAPPKLARWGTELHDRFLLPHFIEQDFADVIVDLNAAGYPLRAEWFAAHLEFRFPKVGDYAVSGIALELRQALEPWHVLGEEGAVGGTVRYVDSSLERLQVKLNGLPPQRYLLTCNGIPVPLQPTGRVGEFVAGVRFRAWQPANCLQPTIPVHAPLVFDLLDTWMGRSLGGCQYHVAHPGGRNYDSLPVNANEAESRRMARFFRIGHTPGKLPVPILEINDELPMTLDLRRF; encoded by the coding sequence GTGTCGATTCATGTCGCATTGCATCACATTACGCATTACCGCTACGACCGTGCCGTTGAGCTCGGTCCGCAGATCGTTCGCCTGCGTCCGGCCGCCCACAGTCGCACGCGGATTCTGTCCTATGCGCTGAAGGTTTCGCCCGAGCAACACTTCATCAACTGGCAGCAGGACCCCCAGGGCAATTACCTGGCGCGGTTGGTGTTTCCGGAAAAAACCGATGAGCTGCGGATCGAAGTCGACCTGGTGGCGGAAATGGCGGTGTTCAATCCGTTCGATTTCTTCCTTGAGCCCTACGCGGAAAAAATTCCGTTCACCTATGCCGCCGATGAGCGCAAGGAGCTGGCTCCCTACCTGGAAACCTTGCCGCTGACGCCGAAGTTCAAGGCGTACCTGGAGGGCATCGACCGCACACCGTTACCCGCTGTGGATTTCCTCGTCGCGCTCAATCAGCGACTGAGCGAAGACATCGGCTACCTGATCCGCATGGAACCGGGCGTGCAAACGCCCGAGCACACCCTTGAACACGCCTCCGGGTCTTGCCGCGATTCCGCGTGGTTGCTGGTGCAACTGCTGCGTAACCTCGGACTGGCCGCGCGTTTTGTCTCCGGCTACCTGATCCAGCTGACGGCCGACGTCAAAAGCCTGGACGGTCCCTCGGGCACGGATGTGGATTTCACAGACCTGCACGCCTGGTGCGAGGTGTATCTGCCTGGCGCCGGCTGGATCGGCCTGGATGCGACCTCGGGGCTGTTTGCCGGTGAAGGCCATATTCCGTTGGCTTGTAGTCCCGATCCGTCCTCCGCGGCACCGATCAGTGGCCTGGTGGAACCGTGCGAGTGTCAATTCAGCCACGAAATGTCCGTGGAGCGGATTTGGGAGGCGCCTCGGGTCACAAAGCCCTACACCGAAGAGCAGTGGCTGGCGATTCAGAGCCTGGGCCGGCAGATCGATGCCGACCTGCTGGAAGGCGATGTCCGCCTGACCATGGGCGGCGAGCCGACGTTCGTCTCCATCGATGACCCGGACGGTGCCGAGTGGAACACCGCGGCGCTGGGGCCGGACAAACGTCGCCTGTCTGCCGAACTGTTCCAGCGCATGCGTCAGCACTACGCGCCCAAAGGTCTGGTGCACTTCGGCCAGGGCAAGTGGTACCCCGGCGAGCAATTGCCGCGCTGGTCGCTCAATGGCTACTGGCGCCGCGATGGGGTGCCGATCTGGCACAACCCCGCGCTGATCGCCGACGAGCAGCAAGACTATGGCGCCGATGGCGAACTGGCCGGGCGATTCCTGGCAAGTGTCGCCGAACGCCTGAAAATTCCGACACGTTTTGTGTTCCCCGCCTACGAAGACAATTTCTATTACCTCTGGCGCGAAGGCACATTGCCGCAGAACGTCAGCGCCGAAGATTCACGTCTCGAGGAACCGCTGGAGCGTGCGCGACTGCGTAAAGTCTTCAGCCAGGGCCTGGATAAGGTGATTGGCCAGGTCTTGCCGCTGGCGCGGACCGCCAAGGGCGATCAGTGGCAGAGCGGACGCTGGTACCTGCGCGACGAGCACTGTCGCCTGGTGCCAGGGGATTCACCGCTGGGCTATCGCTTGCCCCTCGGCTCGCAGCCCTGGGTGAAAGCCGCGGAATACCCGTTCATTCATCCGCAGGACCCGAACCAGGATTTCCCGGCATTGCCTGACACCGCTCAATTGCAAAGCCAGGGCCCTGCCGTTGTGGCCGATCGTGCGCCGAAAATCGACGAATCCGCCGACTGGCTGACCCGCACCGCCTTCTGCGCCGAGGCGCGGGAAGGTCGGTTGTACCTGTTCATGCCGCCGCTGGAGCGGGTTGAGGACTACCTCGAACTGGTCGCTGCGATTGAAGCCACCGCTGAAGAGCTGCATTGCCCGGTATTGCTGGAAGGCTATGAACCGCCGAGCGATCCGCGTTTGAGCAACTTCCGCATCACGCCGGACCCGGGGGTGATCGAGGTCAACGTGCAGCCGTCCGCCACCTGGGATGAATTGGTCGAACGCACTGAATTCCTTTACGAGCAGGCGCGGCAAACCCGGCTCACCACCGAGAAATTTATGATCGATGGCCGCCACACCGGCACCGGTGGCGGTAACCACTTCGTACTGGGTGGCGCGACACCGGCCGACTCACCGTTCCTGCGGCGTCCGGATCTTCTGCGCAGCCTGATCAGCTACTGGCATAACCACCCGTCCTTGTCCTATCTGTTTTCCGGGCTGTTCATCGGCCCGACATCGCAGGCGCCACGGGTCGATGAAGCGCGCAACGATGCCCTGTATGAGCTGGAAATCGCCTTTGCCCAGATGCCGCAACCCGGCGAGGAATGCGCGCCGTGGCTGGTCGACCGGTTGCTGCGCAATCTGTTGATCGACGTGACGGGCAACACTCACCGCGCCGAGTTCTGCATCGACAAGCTTTACTCGCCGGACGGTGCAACGGGTCGCTTGGGATTGCTTGAGTTGCGTGCCTTTGAAATGCCGCCTCACGCACGCATGAGCCTGGCTCAACAGCTGCTGCTGCGGGCGCTGGTCGCACGTTTCTGGCGCGAGCCTTATGCACCGCCGAAACTGGCGCGCTGGGGCACGGAGCTGCACGACCGGTTCCTGTTGCCGCACTTTATCGAGCAGGATTTCGCCGACGTCATTGTCGACCTCAACGCCGCCGGTTATCCGCTGCGGGCCGAGTGGTTTGCGGCGCATCTGGAGTTCCGCTTTCCCAAGGTCGGCGATTACGCCGTCAGTGGCATTGCGCTGGAACTGCGCCAGGCACTTGAGCCGTGGCATGTACTGGGCGAGGAGGGCGCGGTCGGTGGCACGGTGCGCTACGTGGATTCGTCCCTGGAGCGTCTGCAGGTCAAACTCAACGGGTTGCCGCCGCAGCGCTATTTACTGACCTGCAACGGTATCCCGGTGCCGCTGCAGCCCACCGGGCGCGTCGGCGAGTTTGTCGCCGGGGTGCGTTTCCGTGCATGGCAACCGGCCAACTGCCTGCAACCGACCATTCCCGTGCATGCGCCGCTGGTGTTCGATCTGCTCGACACCTGGATGGGGCGTTCGCTGGGCGGTTGCCAGTATCACGTGGCCCATCCGGGCGGGCGCAACTACGACAGCTTGCCGGTCAATGCCAACGAGGCCGAGAGCCGCCGGATGGCGCGCTTCTTCCGGATCGGACACACCCCCGGGAAACTTCCTGTGCCGATTCTGGAAATTAACGACGAACTGCCGATGACGCTCGATTTACGACGTTTCTAA
- the rpsR gene encoding 30S ribosomal protein S18 produces MARFFRRRKFCRFTAEDVKEIDYKDLNTLKAYVSETGKIVPSRITGTKARYQRQLATAIKRARFLALLAYTDSHGR; encoded by the coding sequence ATGGCACGTTTCTTCCGTCGTCGTAAATTCTGCCGCTTCACCGCTGAAGACGTGAAAGAGATCGATTACAAAGATCTCAACACTCTGAAAGCTTATGTATCCGAGACCGGCAAAATCGTTCCAAGCCGCATCACCGGTACCAAAGCTCGTTATCAGCGTCAGCTGGCCACCGCTATCAAGCGCGCCCGCTTCCTGGCCCTGCTGGCCTACACCGACAGCCACGGCCGCTGA
- the rlmB gene encoding 23S rRNA (guanosine(2251)-2'-O)-methyltransferase RlmB: MSQLEKIYGVHAVEALLRHHPKRVKQIWLAEGRSDPRVQTLIELANENRVQVGQAERREMDAWVEGVHQGVVADVSPSQVWGEAMLDELLDRTEGAPLLLVLDGVTDPHNLGACLRSADAAGALAVIVPKDKSATLTPVVRKIACGAAEVIPLVAVTNLARTLEKLQQRGLWVVGTAGEAEVSLYDQDLTGPTILIMGAEGKGMRRLTREHCDYLVNLPMAGSVSSLNVSVATGVCLFEAQRQRRVKAAVAAKKA; this comes from the coding sequence ATGAGTCAGTTGGAAAAAATCTACGGCGTGCATGCTGTAGAAGCATTGCTGCGTCATCACCCGAAACGCGTCAAGCAGATCTGGCTGGCCGAAGGTCGCAGTGATCCGCGCGTACAGACGTTGATCGAGCTGGCCAACGAGAATCGTGTCCAGGTCGGCCAGGCTGAGCGCCGTGAAATGGACGCTTGGGTCGAAGGTGTGCACCAGGGTGTAGTCGCGGACGTGAGCCCGAGCCAGGTCTGGGGCGAAGCGATGCTCGACGAACTGCTCGACCGTACCGAAGGTGCGCCGTTGCTGTTGGTCCTCGACGGTGTAACCGATCCGCACAACCTGGGTGCCTGCCTGCGTTCCGCCGATGCGGCGGGCGCGCTGGCGGTGATTGTTCCGAAGGACAAGTCGGCGACCCTGACGCCGGTTGTGCGAAAAATCGCCTGCGGTGCTGCGGAAGTGATTCCGCTGGTCGCCGTGACTAACCTGGCGCGCACCCTGGAGAAACTCCAGCAGCGTGGCTTGTGGGTTGTCGGTACGGCGGGGGAGGCCGAAGTCAGTCTGTATGACCAGGACCTGACCGGTCCCACCATCCTGATCATGGGTGCCGAAGGCAAAGGCATGCGCCGCCTGACCCGCGAGCATTGCGACTACCTGGTCAATTTGCCGATGGCCGGTAGCGTCAGCAGTCTCAACGTTTCCGTGGCGACGGGCGTATGTCTGTTCGAGGCGCAGCGTCAGCGCCGCGTCAAGGCTGCGGTTGCCGCCAAGAAGGCCTGA
- a CDS encoding YgiQ family radical SAM protein, whose product MQAAKPLFDYPKYWAECFGPAPFLPMSREEMDQLGWDSCDIIIVTGDAYVDHPSFGMAIIGRLLESQGFRVGIIAQPNWQSKDDFMKLGEPNLFFGVAAGNMDSMINRYTADKKIRSDDAYTPGGLAGKRPDRASLVYSQRCKEAYKNVPIVLGGIEASLRRIAHYDYWQDRVRNSILIDACADILLYGNAERAIVEVAQRLSYGHKIEDITDVRGTAFIRRDTPKDWYEVDSTRIDRPGKVDKIINPYVNTQDTQACAIEQEKGQVEDPQEAKVVQILASPKMTRDKTVIRLPSVEKVRNDAVLYAHANRVLHLETNPGNARALVQKHGEVDVWFNPPPIPMTTEEMDYVFGMPYARVPHPAYGKEKIPAYDMIRFSVNIMRGCFGGCTFCSITEHEGRIIQNRSEESIIREIEEIRDKVPGFTGVISDLGGPTANMYRIACKTPEIESACRKPSCVFPGICPNLNTDHSSLIQLYRSARALPGVKKILIASGLRYDLAVESPEYVKELVTHHVGGYLKIAPEHTEEGPLNQMMKPGIGSYDKFKRMFEKYSKEAGKEQYLIPYFIAAHPGTTDEDMMNLALWLKGNGFRADQVQAFYPSPMATATAMYHSGKNPLRKVTYKSDAVTIVKSEEQRRLHKAFLRYHDPKGWPMLREALIRMGRSDLIGPGKNQLIPLHQPSTDSYQSARRKNSTPAGSHKVAKETTKILTQHTGLPPRASDGGNPWDKREQAKAAAFARNQQAAKERKDAAKGKGPKPARKPVVPR is encoded by the coding sequence ATGCAAGCAGCCAAGCCGTTATTTGACTATCCCAAGTACTGGGCCGAATGTTTCGGGCCAGCGCCATTCCTGCCGATGAGCAGGGAGGAGATGGATCAGCTTGGCTGGGATTCCTGCGACATCATCATCGTCACCGGTGATGCCTATGTCGATCACCCGTCGTTCGGCATGGCGATCATCGGCCGGCTGCTGGAGTCCCAGGGCTTCCGCGTCGGGATCATTGCCCAGCCAAACTGGCAGTCCAAAGACGACTTCATGAAGCTCGGCGAGCCGAACCTGTTTTTCGGTGTCGCGGCCGGCAACATGGACTCGATGATCAACCGCTACACCGCCGACAAAAAAATCCGTTCCGATGACGCTTACACGCCGGGTGGCCTGGCGGGCAAGCGGCCGGACCGCGCGAGCCTGGTTTACAGCCAGCGCTGCAAGGAAGCCTACAAGAATGTGCCGATCGTGCTCGGTGGCATCGAAGCGTCCCTGCGCCGTATCGCTCACTACGATTACTGGCAAGACCGCGTTCGCAACTCGATCCTGATCGACGCCTGCGCCGACATCCTGCTCTACGGCAACGCCGAGCGTGCGATCGTCGAAGTCGCCCAGCGCCTGTCCTACGGTCACAAGATCGAAGACATCACCGACGTGCGCGGCACCGCGTTCATCCGTCGCGACACGCCGAAAGACTGGTACGAAGTCGACTCCACGCGTATTGACCGTCCGGGCAAGGTCGACAAGATCATCAACCCGTACGTCAACACCCAGGACACTCAGGCCTGCGCCATCGAGCAGGAAAAAGGTCAGGTTGAAGATCCGCAGGAAGCCAAGGTCGTGCAGATCCTGGCCAGCCCGAAAATGACCCGCGACAAGACCGTGATCCGTCTGCCGTCGGTGGAAAAGGTCCGTAACGACGCGGTGCTTTACGCTCACGCCAACCGCGTGCTGCACCTGGAAACCAACCCGGGCAACGCCCGCGCACTGGTCCAGAAGCACGGCGAAGTCGACGTCTGGTTCAATCCGCCACCGATTCCGATGACCACCGAAGAAATGGACTACGTGTTCGGCATGCCCTATGCGCGCGTTCCGCACCCGGCGTACGGCAAGGAAAAGATTCCGGCCTACGACATGATCCGCTTCTCGGTGAATATCATGCGTGGCTGCTTCGGCGGCTGCACCTTCTGCTCGATCACCGAGCATGAAGGCCGGATCATCCAGAACCGTTCCGAAGAGTCGATCATTCGCGAAATCGAAGAGATCCGCGACAAGGTTCCAGGTTTTACCGGCGTCATCTCCGACCTTGGCGGCCCGACCGCGAACATGTACCGCATCGCCTGCAAAACGCCGGAAATCGAATCCGCGTGCCGCAAGCCGTCGTGCGTGTTCCCGGGTATCTGCCCGAACCTGAACACCGATCACTCGTCGCTGATTCAGCTATATCGCAGTGCCCGTGCCTTGCCGGGTGTGAAGAAGATCCTGATCGCTTCCGGCCTGCGTTACGACCTCGCGGTCGAGTCGCCGGAATACGTCAAAGAGCTAGTGACCCACCACGTTGGCGGTTACCTGAAGATCGCCCCGGAACACACCGAGGAAGGTCCGCTCAACCAGATGATGAAACCGGGCATCGGCAGCTATGACAAGTTCAAGCGCATGTTCGAGAAGTACTCCAAGGAAGCCGGCAAAGAGCAGTACCTGATTCCGTACTTCATCGCTGCCCACCCAGGCACCACTGACGAAGACATGATGAACCTGGCCCTGTGGCTCAAGGGCAACGGTTTCCGTGCCGACCAGGTGCAGGCGTTCTACCCGTCGCCGATGGCCACCGCCACCGCGATGTACCACTCGGGCAAGAACCCGCTGCGCAAGGTCACCTACAAGAGTGACGCGGTGACCATCGTCAAGAGCGAAGAGCAGCGCCGTCTGCACAAGGCGTTCTTGCGTTATCACGACCCGAAAGGCTGGCCGATGCTGCGTGAAGCATTGATCCGCATGGGCCGCAGCGACCTGATCGGGCCGGGCAAGAACCAGTTGATCCCGTTGCACCAGCCGTCCACCGACAGCTACCAGAGTGCCCGTCGCAAGAACTCGACGCCGGCCGGCAGCCATAAAGTGGCCAAGGAAACGACCAAGATCCTGACCCAGCACACCGGCCTGCCACCACGCGCCAGCGACGGCGGTAACCCGTGGGACAAGCGTGAACAAGCCAAGGCTGCGGCATTCGCCCGTAACCAGCAGGCGGCCAAGGAGCGCAAGGATGCGGCCAAAGGCAAAGGGCCGAAACCGGCTCGTAAGCCGGTCGTACCGCGCTAA